In Danaus plexippus chromosome 6, MEX_DaPlex, whole genome shotgun sequence, a single window of DNA contains:
- the LOC116778956 gene encoding tyrosine-protein kinase Drl encodes MKWFAFIILLPACFAHLNVYLSSAEVWRLLGLTAELFYVRDGQINFYALNFVVPVPATISDLHFTWQSLTRRPLPYTLHVDVVENAQALHTPTFNISSEGFVPTEPQTWRVDLPCVGNMAAEVDVTISLNVSIGSSSTALHFRRRKICLKEAPKPAVRVDSVPHAPTSADIFYASAGCAGAALLIAAVAAAACKARAKKLRRARSDEQDAHAFLPDSSCKSAASYTSYRRPTSIPATAAEERARDLQQRIAELTIQRCRVRLRSVAMEGTFGRVYRGTYADEEAREQEVLVKTVAEHASQVQVSLLLQEGCMLYGLHHERVLSVLGVSIEDQTAPFLLYPWSAGWKNLKQFLLSCRGVNMGVASGGPPPPPLTTQHVVRMALHALDGLLYLHTQHVLHKDIAARNCIVDENLRVMIADNALSRDLFPADYHCLGDNENRPIKWLALEALAKKQFSPSADVWALGVLLWELTTLAHQPYAEVDPFEVAAYLRDGYRLQQPANCPDELFAVMAYCWAMSPDDRPTLPQLQIFLRDFHTQLTRFV; translated from the exons GTCTAACAGCAGAACTGTTCTACGTCCGTGATGGTCAAATAAACTTCTACGCGTTGAACTTCGTGGTGCCAGTCCCAGCCACTATCAGCGACTTACACTTCACTTGGCAGAGCCTGACCAGACGACCG TTACCATATACTCTGCATGTCGATGTTGTAGAAAACGCACAAGCATTACACACaccaacatttaatatatcaagcGAAGGATTTGTACCCACCGAGCCACAGACATGGCGAGTAGATCTACCCTGTGTTGGCAACATGGCGGCCGAAGTCGACGTCACCATATCATTGAATGTCTCGATCGGTTCCTCATCGACGGCTCTTCATTTCCGGAGACGGAAGATATGCCTCAAAGAAGCTCCTAAACCGGCGGTGAGAGTGGATAGCGTACCCCACGCCCCTACTTCCGCTGATATATTTTACGCTAGTGCTGGATGTGCTGGGGCCGCTTTGCTGATAGCAGCTGTAgcagctgcagcatgtaaggCGAGGGCAAAGAAACTTCGCAGAGCTCGAAGTGATGAACAGGATGCTCACGCATTCTTGCCCGACTCGTCGTGCAAGTCTGCCGCCAGTTATACCAGCTATCGAAGGCCCACTTCCATACCAGCAACGGCCGCGGAGGAGAGGGCGAGGGACCTACAGCAGAGAATTGCTGAACTCACTATACAGAGGTGTCGTGTGAGATTGCGCTCGGTGGCTATGGAAGGAACATTCGGAAGGGTTTATAGAGGAACGTACGCTGATGAGGAGGCAAGAGAACAAGAGGTTCTTGTAAAGACTGTCGCTGAACACGCCTCGCAAGTGCAG GTATCACTTTTACTGCAAGAAGGTTGTATGCTGTACGGACTTCATCATGAACGTGTACTGTCTGTCCTCGGCGTCAGTATCGAGGATCAAACTGCTCCATTTCTACTTTACCCCTGGAGTGCTGGTTGGAAGAATCTGAAACAGTTCCTCCTCTCGTGCCGTGGAGTAAATATGGGAGTCGCCTCGGGTGGGCCGCCACCTCCACCTTTGACAACACAGCACGTCGTCAGAATGGCGTTACACGCTCTGGATGGTTTACTGTACTTGCACACTCAACATGTGCTACATAAAGATATAGCAGCAAGGAATTGCAT AGTGGATGAGAACCTCCGAGTCATGATCGCGGATAACGCGTTGTCGCGGGATCTCTTCCCAGCGGACTACCATTGTTTGGGTGACAATGAGAACAGACCAATTAAATGGCTGGCTTTGGAAGCGTTGGCCAAGAAACAATTTAGTCCGTCAGCGGATGTGTGGGCGCTGGGGGTGTTGTTGTGGGAGTTAACGACGTTGGCACACCAACCTTACGCTGAAGTAGATCCGTTTGAGGTCGCAGCATACTTGAGAGATGGTTACCGGTTGCAGCAACCAGCGAACTGCCCCGATGAATT GTTTGCAGTGATGGCGTACTGCTGGGCGATGTCGCCCGACGATCGACCGACTCTCCCTCAACTGCAAATATTCCTTCGGGACTTCCACACTCAGTTGACCAGATTCGTCTAA